From a single Cupriavidus taiwanensis LMG 19424 genomic region:
- the earP gene encoding elongation factor P maturation arginine rhamnosyltransferase EarP, with translation MPIRSWDIFCTVIDNFGDIGVCWRLARQLAQEHGHAVRLWVDDLASFARLAPELDPAAVVQHLAGVEIRPWHPAAAPGATDGTAGAVPHDAVIEAFACHLPPAFLDRMAARAPKPAWINLEYLSAEPWVREHHAMPSPHPRLPLVKHFFFPGFEPGTGGLLRESMLGAQRAAFLDGAAAQASLWHRLGVTPLTDALRVSLFAYPNPVLPALLEQWRDGTEAIHCLVPAGLAASQAAQWLGAPLEPSRPVARGSLRVQATPFVRQEHYDELLWACDLNFVRGEDSFVRAQWAARPLVWHIYPQDDAAHRVKLDAWLELFAKSGVAPEAAAALADFWHAWNGYGNAPDWPRLRAHLPALAATAPRWERRLQHPGDLAANLVAFCENQVK, from the coding sequence ATGCCTATCCGCTCCTGGGACATTTTCTGCACTGTGATCGACAACTTCGGCGACATCGGCGTCTGCTGGCGGCTGGCCCGCCAGCTCGCGCAGGAGCACGGTCACGCGGTGCGGCTGTGGGTCGATGACCTGGCCAGCTTCGCCCGGCTGGCGCCGGAACTGGATCCCGCCGCAGTGGTCCAGCACCTTGCCGGCGTGGAGATCCGCCCGTGGCATCCGGCAGCCGCGCCCGGCGCAACCGACGGCACCGCCGGCGCCGTTCCGCACGATGCCGTGATCGAAGCCTTCGCCTGCCACCTGCCGCCAGCGTTCCTCGACCGCATGGCGGCGCGCGCGCCCAAACCCGCGTGGATCAACCTGGAGTACCTGAGCGCCGAACCATGGGTGCGCGAACACCACGCGATGCCCTCCCCCCATCCGCGCCTGCCGCTGGTGAAGCACTTCTTCTTTCCCGGCTTCGAGCCCGGCACCGGCGGCCTGCTGCGCGAATCGATGCTGGGCGCGCAGCGTGCCGCCTTCCTCGACGGCGCGGCGGCCCAGGCGTCACTGTGGCACCGGCTGGGCGTGACGCCGCTGACCGATGCGCTGCGCGTAAGCCTGTTCGCCTATCCCAACCCGGTGCTGCCGGCGCTGCTGGAACAATGGCGCGACGGCACCGAGGCCATCCATTGCCTGGTGCCGGCCGGCCTGGCGGCGAGCCAGGCGGCGCAGTGGCTGGGCGCCCCGCTGGAGCCGAGCCGGCCGGTCGCGCGCGGCAGCTTGCGCGTGCAGGCCACGCCCTTCGTGCGGCAGGAGCACTATGACGAATTGCTGTGGGCCTGCGACCTCAATTTCGTGCGCGGCGAGGACTCCTTCGTGCGCGCCCAATGGGCGGCGCGCCCGCTGGTCTGGCACATCTACCCGCAGGACGACGCGGCCCACCGGGTCAAGCTCGATGCCTGGCTGGAGCTCTTCGCAAAGAGCGGCGTAGCGCCGGAAGCAGCCGCCGCGCTGGCCGATTTCTGGCACGCCTGGAACGGCTACGGCAACGCGCCGGACTGGCCGCGTTTGCGTGCGCACCTGCCGGCACTTGCGGCGACCGCGCCGCGCTGGGAGCGGCGCTTGCAGCATCCCGGCGACCTTGCCGCGAACCTGGTGGCGTTTTGCGAAAATCAGGTAAAATAA